AAAAGAATCAGATAATGATTGACAAAAAATAGTTATCGCAAATTTAATTTATTGCTAAAGTTGAATTATATGGATGATCTTCCAGAAACTGGAAGATtgcaaaacaaagaaagaaaaaacaaaaattctgCATTTTGTAATGTAGATGgcattggtgatgaataccattacatgttttattgtttaGCTTTTGATAACTGCATGATaaacaatgtattgcattttatATTAGGAAAAGACCTAACACGTCGAAGTTTGATGAGTTAATGAATCTAAAGCATTTACAGAACTGAATAAACATATTaaggagatcaataacaaatGGAACTTTTCAGGATGACCAATAGTAAATGCCCGTTTTTAATTTCgtacttaatttttttaatcatatatataccTTAAAGTTTATAATTTGGTTTGAGAGAAAACAGATATATTGTGTGTTTTGGCTTCCGTCGGTCCCGCTACACACATTAAAATATGATTAACTAGGTTGTATCTCTAATTCTTAAAGTGtttcttttcctttaaaaacTGTATTATAAAGATAATCTTCCTCTGGCGTCCGTCTGTCCCCGATATACACACCGAAATTGGTTGTATCGCTAACGTCTAATGTAGTTCTTCTCTTccgcaataaattaatcatcatgcctctgtgtcctatatagGTATCATTCATAATCGCaattgtcatccattcttattaTTATTCAGTTTGTGTTCaattgggagaaaaacgaaaaaaggtATTTTTTCCGTCATCAGACCGACTTTTAAGTCATGGACAAGACTTCTGggttttaaacttttaaacataattttcataattacTCGGGAAtaggacaattattttcgcgttaTTCTGCATGTATGCAAACTCTCTATATAATAAAGCAGTGATCGCCGTGGAGaagaaactttgaattgatagttcatagcaaatacactttatttataatatacgtATGTTATTAGTATCATGAGTGTAAAGATTGTTgccaatctttaatttaaaacaatatctttggtttctggatattaaataatgactaaacaacttttaaaagtatcagagattattattatcaataataataaatacaggtaaatgaaatacaatatgttaaaacgTTTGAATGTGTTTTTCGTGTATGCGTTATTACCTCTTGTATTCTTTCAAGCTTGGTTCAAATGCGTTTCGTTATCAGAAAAATCCGGTTTTTATAATACTTAGCACGCCTTATCCTTGCGTGTAAGAATATAGTCCGTTGCCGGTCAAggttaaatcatgtaaataactGTCAGTACGTACATACATATGAATTATAAAGAAAGCAAGCATAATTTCGTACGTCTCGACACCGATTCAACGATATAAAGCATGTAAATACAAGTAACTAAAAAAATGTAGGATTCATAACAAGCTAGAAAACAAAGATGTTATTCGAACGCCACATGTTGGCGGAATTTCGTAACGTTAAATCGGCAACTGTCAAATTTGCCGGGAACGTGTTACGTTTACAAAAAGGTACTGCCGCGATATTTAACGTTCACAACACTGCCCTCCGTCAAAATAGAATTTCGTCTCGAAATTTAAACAACTACGAAATATTAAATCAATTTATACAATCAAACAAAGTCAAGTTAAACAAGCACCTGCTGCTGaatattaaaattaagaaaatttggtttttttttctaaatcacgAATAACCTTATATCACGATTCATGACACGTGTAATGGTAAAATTGTACCAACGGcatacaaaacaatatacatataaataatgtcAACAAATTTCTGAATTTGTGTCTTTTCAGTATAATAAATCTTGTAATGTATCTTGTGTTCTTTCTCCTTCTGTATCCTCTACTGCTCTTTTCTTCCTTTTTCTCCAATCTTTTCGTGTGTCTTGAGTTACATGTTTTTCATTCTCAAGTTCTTTCTGAGTTTGGTTTAAATCTGTGTTACGGAACCTATCTTTCAGTTGACTATTTTTTTCCTTCTGACAGAACTGGTTTCCGTCTTCTTCTGTAACAGGAACATTTTCATCTGTAACACTTAAATTATCTTCTGTAACATGTTGCAAAAGTTCAGGCAACATTTGGACATCGACCTTGTCCGTCTGATTACCCTTATAACTTGCACTTGTAATATTTCCTATATATTCACACATGTCTTGCGTACTTGCTACCATGGGTTCTCTGTCATCTGCCATTACCGGCTCTTCTATTGAATCTCTGGTTGACAGGAACTCACTTCTTTCCGCTTCTTTGTAAATGACTAGCCCAGAATTGGTGTCCTTTTCTCCGACTCTGGCTACTTTCATTTCATCAATTAGGTCACATCCTAATAACATGTTCTCTTCAATGGGCGCTACATGAACTGGCCATTTGAATGTTTCACTCCTCAGATTAACTTTCACCTCTGTAATCCCTTCTGTTGTCAAGTTCTTTCCGGCCTCAGCAACTTCTAATTTTCTTGCTGCTCTCCTTAGTTTTGGCCGTTTACTTTCAGGAATCTGATCATACAACTTCTCACTTAGAACAGTCACCTCCGCTCCAGTGTCAATAACTGTATTCATCACAATCTTGTTAATGACCACTGGAACTGCAATGCTAGCTGCTGTCACCCGATCAATGATAACATTCTCTTCTATCCTGCTGGTCGTTTCTGCACTACCCATTACCTCCTTTGGTGTGTTCTCTGGTGTGTTCTGTTGTATCTCCTTACACTCCTCAAACAACATCTCTAGGCTTAAATCTAGGTCCTGTATATCTAGGCTATCTTCTTCAAATGATCTCTTTATAGAAACTGTACCCACTGATGTTTTCGGTTCAACCAAATGCTCTTTCATTTGACAAGGTTTCTCTTCATCTTTTAAATTATTCTCTTTAACTATTTCTTTATTATGTTTAGGGGCTGACACTTGGTCGATAGTCTCAACCCTTAGCAGTTTAAAGACTCTTCAGTTTGGTTTTGACTCCTTTCATCATTCCTTATAAAACCACTTCTGTTTTCTTTATGATAGGGGCTTCTCTTTTCTTTTGGACAATCTCTTATGTAATGGCCATCCTCATTACAGTTAAAACATCTGCGATTCTTCATCTTGGTCGTATGGTCTCTATACACTTGCTTATTATGCCATGCACTACTGTCATAATCTTGTGGTGCATTATACTTTGCCATTTCTGTTTGAATAACTTTCTCTAGTGACTGGGCGATGGACTGGGTGATGGAGTTTTTCATCCCTCTTTCAAATTGTGTAAGCCTCTCCTCAGTTACATATCTTTTCCCACCAACTTTCCTTATTTCAATATCATCTTCACCTTCATCTAAATCAACAGTTTCTTGCATATTCAGCTGACGGATCTTTTATATGTTTCATATAAAGTCACCTGGTGGATAGCTTCAGTCATACTGGTAATCCTCTTTGTCAGTAATTCTATAGCAATGCTCTGGTCGGACAATCCTCTCAACATGTACTCCACACTCAATGTACTGTGAGTGGCTACGTCAATAGTAGGAAATGACCGTCTGACTAGCATTTCTACTCTGGAAGCATATTCATGGATGTTTTCTTTGCCCTGTTTCCTTAATGTGTGCAATTCTTGTCTATATGTCTCTGGATAACCATGGTCACCAAATATATTCGACATAGCTGCAAATAGCCCAAAGAAAGATCTTTTGGTCTCTGGTGAGAGGTAGGAAGCATAAACCATTGCCTCATCTTTCAGTGCGGTTACTAATTCAATGGCTTTAGTATAAGAATCCCATCTGTTGATCTCTGCAATAAGTTCAAATTACATAAAATAGGCATTCCAGGGATCTCTGCCGTTGTAAAATGGCACTCTGTTTCTTCTCCCATTGTCTATATTGGAGTTTTCATAATTATGGTGCTGTTGCTGTGGTCTGCCATACTGTTGCCTAGGTAACCAGTTTGGTACTGAGGAATTGTTTGGATACTGCTGGTAGTCTGGACGTTGCTGGATTTCAGGCATGACTGTACTCGTACAAGAATAGTTTGGACGATGCTGGATCTCAGGTATTGTCGTATTTGCATAGACATATGATGGTTATTGCTGGGTCTCTGACAATGTTGTATCCATGTATGTGTGTGTAGAACGTTGCAGGGTGTCTGGCAATGTTGTGTTATTATAGGAGTAGGTTGGACGTTGCTGGGTCTCTGGCAATGTTATACTATTGCAGGAGTTTGTGGAACGTTGCTGGGTCTCTGACAATCTTATATTATGACAGGAGTTTGTTGAACGTTGCTGGGTTTCATAACTATTTTGACTGCTGATAACAGGGTCAGATTTCATCTGAGGGAAATATTGAGCATTGTTTTTCATCTGAAGGTTTTCATTTCTTAATGCCTCTATTTCTTGTCTCATCTGTATTTTTTCATCACTCTCACATGATTTGTCTTTTGTTATAGTCGCTCTTGCACTATCACTCTTACTTTGAGTTGGGAAAAGAAATGGGTTTGTGCTTACTTCTCTTTGAATATTATTCGCAGTTCTACTAAATGGCATGGGGCTTGTATTTATCTCCTTCTGGTTTAAACTAATAGCCTGGTTTGAGGCTAAATAATTATGAGAAGTGACATCACCAAATGAGCAGGTATCAATATTTATAGATGCAACAGACCAAGTGGGAATGATTGGACTAGCTAATGTGGTAATTCCCCTACTTAGTGAATTGGACCCCTGTGGTATACGAGATCTGTCTCTTGaattatacattttacttttaattgcTAAATGGAATCAAGAGTTTCAATTTACTAATCAACTTGGATTAAACTTTATCCTTGTTAATCTTGTACTTTTTCAGAATTATTCAACTTAGATTACTTTTTATCCTTGTTGAAATCCGAAAAGAATTTCCTATGTCTTACTTATTTGTGAAATAGactatataaataacaaatttgaaaatagacTATAAATTTTTCAACTTTGACCTTatccaaatattattatatctaCAACTTAGATTTATATTTATCCTTGTTGTACAAAAGAAACTTTTGAAATAGACTTTaatttacaactttgaaatagaCTATAGTTTTTACAACTGGACCCTATTGAAAAATTATGGTCTAATACTTAACTTGGATTCAGATTTATCCTTGTTAAAAATAGACTCCTAAATTTAAACTCAACTTGGATTAAAATGTATCCTGGTTGAATATGGCATTTActttaatatatttaaactttCAACTTAGATTAAAATTTATCTCTGTTGAATTGTACCCTTAACTATTTTCAACTTGGATTTATATTTATCCTTGTTGATATATATTCTAACTAACTATATTATCACTTTTCAACTTGGATTAGAATTTATCCTTgttgaattttaaattataacCTTTTCAACTTGGATTAGATTTTATCCTTGTTGATATAGATTCTGACTAACTAATATAGTTTTCCTTTTCAGCTTGGATTTGAATTTATCCTTGTTGATATAGAATTTAACTAACTATATAATTACTTTTCAACTTGGATTAAAATTTATCCTTGATGATATCTCTGAAATTCAATAactattttatttcaacttggatTAGAATTTATCCTTGTTGAATTTAAAATTACTTAAATATATACTCTAATCTAATTTATATTCACCAACTGTACTATCTATTTCTTTCAGCTTTCGTTGAAGtgtcttttttttatgttcagtttttttttttttttatatgtaaccaAATATCATAACATATGGACAGAAATAATGTATGTACTTAGCAGTTGCGTGCCTAATAAAATATTCACGTAAGTtcttaaaattttcttaaaaaagaaaactaaattcGCTGCCACCAGTGTAAAGATTGTTgccaatctttaatttaaaacaatatctttggtttctggatattaaataatgactaaacaacttttaaaagtatcagagattattattatcaataataataaatacaggtaaatgaaatacaatatgttaaaacgTTTGAATGTGTTTTTCGTGTATGCGTTATTACCTCTTGTATTCTTTCAAGCTTGGTTCAAATTCGTTTCGTTATCAGAAAAATCCGGTTTTTATAATACTTAGCACGCCTTATCCTTGCGTGTAAGAATATAGTCCGTTGCCGGTCAAggttaaatcatgtaaataactgcaaggccgtagctacccttgaggcaagtgaggcaaatgcctcactaaaatttcgacactgattatttttttttatcaatataatagtcatttgttgttctgtctcaaccttaatttctatataacttgtcatcattccttttaaactattcttcctggatataactcagcatctcagcgggtgatgtttctcgataacattaacctagtaatgataatcatcatggatctctagttaaaaacaggctcttgcagaaatggaaaagcgacactgaaggtaaagaaggaataattctagtaaactagtttttttgtgaacagagtctgagtattgcatataacttcattagaacaatccaaaaacgataagtagactgacaaatccaGTACTGGTCTTGGGAGGGGGAAGTCCTGTCTGCGTATGGATTTCTCCGTttaaccaacttttgacaaatcaagtcatcgcaagggggcagtcctgtctgcgtattcatttcacgaactttctTTTcagataaatacaatataaataatatgaaacatgcatggattagtttctatccatgtttctttaaccttaaaaattgaaagaatatcccatattccaatttgatattattgaggaatggtagaacctttaacacaggattttgtctttacttattcaggcgggactacggaatttcgtttctttatattcggggtttcggaatcggacaccccatacccctaacccctaaatttatagattctggaactaaaataccaccaactatttccagaaataatttgaaattatggacctacatgtaaacgtcaaaaactccattccaatttccctgtacccatatcatatatactctatagatagaatcctatacatgtatcttatctcattctatccctagtttgtctactctttgtcagcataaaagcgagtttaatattttgtaactgcaactgtatgatggtgcttagaGCAAaacttaattcccttttgcaaacaaaactgttactaccgatgctacTACCAAATTGCctatggagaaggaattggaagaagacattgatcattgtgttgatgataatgtgcttcctttagaaacacagactgccctgaaacgactgaaaacttggaaaagagcatgcatgagtggcgagagattgtgcgggcttgccatgttcatcgcgataaggatatcagcagaccaaattatgattctgaaacgatttgactgaaccggccatagaaaaatttggcaaactctactgaatcgatgtttgttctatgctatggcagcagactcaaatcagtgacatttggatgattatcttacatatataaatttaaataaagttgttaaaaatttggtgttagtaaaagtcttaaaataaaaaaaaaaattatataaaaagtgtccaaattcaaaacattatcaaaatgcctagaatgcaggattttgcaccattcatttcataccctcccaAAAAtattttcgcctcgcttcgctcggctcaatcaTTTTGCCTCACCAAAATAAGATGCCTGCCTACGGCCTTGAACTGTCAGTACGTACATACATATGACTTATAAAGAAAGCAAGCATAATTTCGTACGTCTCGACACCGATTCAACGATATAAAGCATGTAAATACAAGTAACTAAAGAAATGTAGGATTCATAACAAGCTAGAAAACAAAGATGTTATTCGAACGCCACATGTTGGCGGAATTTCGTAACGTTAAATCGGCAACTGTCAAATTTGCCGGGAACGACGTTACGTTTACAAAAAGGTACTGCCGCGATATTTAACGTTCACAACAATGATTATAAAGAAACGCCAAAATCATGGAATttaacagaagaagaaaaaataacggactttggaaaaaagggagagggcttaaaATAAATGTCCTGTCTCCATATTCTATGACTTTAcgtaccttttctgaaattctccagacataaaatcttttacaaaaattcatcctacaacagtttacatactttcaaccaagctctaaatgcccgcgatttcgcgggtgtgttctaatATTATAGTTATAAATGACATTTCTTTATGGATCAAAAGTATTTCAAGTTTGTCATttaatacatattatatttaaactactaaattattttacatgtatgtctttaTCTCTGATATATATACTTCTTTACTTctttatctctatatatatacagtcatagTTAATTACCGTGCACAAATGGTGCAGTATATGTTTTTAATCTTTAGAATTTTCAGCCTTTTGTCGTCAAATTGTGTGCATTTTTTTCTTAACcatgataaaaaaataacctgataaattaaagattaaaactcaATGCTCATTTATGAACGTGTCAGATATCTTTTATTTAAAGATAATACTTGTTATATTTCGTTTCACCTTTGGTATGCCGTAATAATGGGAGATAATCAGGCGAACATACAGGATCATATGGGTAAACAAAGACGGAGTTCAAATGGCAGAGTTTAAATTAGACACAGGACAAACTTTAGaagaaggtatattttttatacattaaataaTTTAAGCAACGTTTAAATAATACATAAAAGTAAGAGCTGTTtgcgttatatatatatttagatttcttCAAGGTAAATTTTCAAATGAGACAAGTACGGAAAGCAACTTCTGACTTATAACATTTGATGCGACCTATTGCAAATTGGGATTTCTGCATTACTTCTTTCATCGGAAAAGTTCGTCAAATATGCTCTCCTTAGTTTATCGTGTTTATAACATCACATACCAGAAGCATGAAGTAGATTCGTGACGAGTTTTTGTGAAAGTCATTGTGTAGAATCATCTAGAAATAATGTTCATGATGTTTCCCTAACGACTTTAGTGcaaattaacaattataaatattcaattgTAAGAATATGTCATGCAATACAGTATCTCAGCGTTTTATTTCTTTGTTAAAGGCAGTGGTCATATTCTACTGAAagacatgccaagaaatcctcgcttaaaattccggtcgacctcctacggcagtcattagtagctaaagatttgatttcattcaagaaattaatttatgaccttcatgtacgtgtcgctgaGAACACGgtcatataccaaatggtcaatattaatcatccatgtaatttgctctatggggtgtttgcagaatttcaacggatgcaatttcttggcatgatgCTCACAGCATGGGCGTTGTTAACCTGTTTAATAACGAGCGTTAAAATGTTACTACATGTTTTTCATCATTATCAGAATACATATACTCTTTAATTGGTATAATAAGGATTGACCTATACTATGATTACATTATGGGGAAAAGtaagttaaggttcatcataacaaattgaCAAATGTGGCCGAATTTTAACTAAAAAATTCACTAGTACTCTGTGTGCAGACTTACCTGTGCAATTTGGAAAGTATTAAGgtctagcatccactagatatataaaagttaaatgtattttgcatatcagaaagatgaatttttttttggattttattGGGCATTTTTTTCACTTCCTgtagaaggtgtaaaaataaactaagttgggataTAACTTTTAGATGCTCCCTCTCAGGTAAAAACTGGTTTGTCTTGTATTGATTGTCCTTGatacatattatatttaaacTACTTGGCATGGACAATAGATATCTTCACATTTATAGTGAGTTAAtctgagtggacagtatcaaagtaatccaggtgtttgtttatttttacatcttCTGCAGTagggaaaaaaaatgcccatcaaaatccaaaaacgATTTCATCTTTTGGGAGCATAAAAAGCATTTAACTTtcatatatctagtggatgccaggccttaaaactttccaaacttcACAGGTAAGTTTGTACACTGAGTAGTTTtagaggtgaaaatacggccatatttgtccatttatTGTGATGAACCTTAAATACGACCAACGCAATTCGTTGTAATATTCTTCTCTCTTAAGAAGTCTTTTAATACTACACTTTTCCTTTCAGATAATCCACCAACATCTAACAAATATTGTGGTCCATGTGAAACCAGACTTGTGACGACAGCGCCACAGTATTGGTGTAACTCTTGTGAAGAAGGTTTGTGTGCAGAATGTTTCGAGCACCACAAAGCCATTAAGGCATCTAGAAGTCACATAACTGtagattttacaaaattcatgaaACTTAAACCGTTTATATCAACTATCGACACGGAATGTAAGATCCATGACCTTCCATTTGAACTTTATTGCCCTAATCATGAAGCGACTTGCTGCTCCTTTTGTGCAACTATGGATCATTCTACATGTTTAGGATTAAAATCTCTACCAAATGTTGTGGCATCATTTAGGGAGTCAGAATATCTAAATTGTCTGGACGAGAGATTTGATGTTTTAGTAAATAATATCGACAAAGTAATCGAAAATCgtgaaagaaataaagaaaaaattagTAATCAGTCTAAAAAAAGTCGATCAGATatacaaattttaagaaaagaaatcAATAAGCATTTAGATAATTTAGAGAGCCAACTTGCTACACAGAGTGACATAATTATTGAAGACGCAAATGAAAAACTTGAGAATTTCCTGCAGAGGTTAAAAGAAAAGAAACGCAACGTGAATGTTCTTAGGAACAACTTCTCAGAATTGAATAAAGGTGGATCTAATCTACAAGTATTTATATCCAGCAAGATGATAGATAACACACTTTCCGAATTAGA
The window above is part of the Mytilus edulis chromosome 6, xbMytEdul2.2, whole genome shotgun sequence genome. Proteins encoded here:
- the LOC139526345 gene encoding uncharacterized protein, which gives rise to MKEHLVEPKTSVGTVSIKRSFEEDSLDIQDLDLSLEMLFEECKEIQQNTPENTPKEVMGSAETTSRIEENVIIDRVTAASIAVPVVINKIVMNTVIDTGAEVTVLSEKLYDQIPESKRPKLRRAARKLEVAEAGKNLTTEGITEVKVNLRSETFKWPVHVAPIEENMLLGCDLIDEMKVARVGEKDTNSGLVIYKEAERSEFLSTRDSIEEPVMADDREPMVASTQDMCEYIGNITSASYKGNQTDKVDVQMLPELLQHVTEDNLSVTDENVPVTEEDGNQFCQKEKNSQLKDRFRNTDLNQTQKELENEKHVTQDTRKDWRKRKKRAVEDTEGERTQDTLQDLLY
- the LOC139526346 gene encoding uncharacterized protein; amino-acid sequence: MYNSRDRSRIPQGSNSLSRGITTLASPIIPTWSVASINIDTCSFGDVTSHNYLASNQAISLNQKEINTSPMPFSRTANNIQREVSTNPFLFPTQSKSDSARATITKDKSCESDEKIQMRQEIEALRNENLQMKNNAQYFPQMKSDPVISSQNSYETQQRSTNSCHNIRLSETQQRSTNSCNSITLPETQQRPTYSYNNTTLPDTLQRSTHTYMDTTLSETQQ